A genomic stretch from Lathyrus oleraceus cultivar Zhongwan6 chromosome 2, CAAS_Psat_ZW6_1.0, whole genome shotgun sequence includes:
- the LOC127120498 gene encoding U-box domain-containing protein 30 — MPMYQPSMVVGFEGGGDGQILDLDTAVKDGVLGGGVVGSGGVGVGGEKLDLRKMIQELELCEVPSVFICPISLEPMQDPVTLCTGQTYERNNILKWFNLGHLTCPTTMQELWDDSITPNTTLYRLIYTWFSQKYLLMKKRSEDVQGRASELVDTLKKVKGQARVHALKELHQVVAFHATARKSVIDEGGVSVLCSLLGPFTSYAVGSEVIGILVSLTLDSESKKNLMQPAKISLMVDILNEGSIETKINCTRLIESLIEEKDFRSEIISSHSLLVGLMRLVKDKRHSNGICPGLSLLKTVCFYKEVKILLVSIGAVSQLVELLSGMDHDCLELALCVLDSLSSIPEGRVALRDCVNTIPIMVRFLMRISETCTQYALSILWSVCKLAPEECSAIAIDAGLAAKLLLVIQSGCNPILKQQSAELLKLCSLNYSDTIFISKCKLTRTIQ, encoded by the coding sequence ATGCCTATGTATCAGCCTTCTATGGTTGTGGGTTTTGAGGGTGGTGGTGATGGTCAGATTCTAGATCTGGACACCGCCGTGAAAGATGGTGTTTTGGGTGGTGGGGTTGTGGGAAGTGGTGGTGTTGGTGTTGGTGGTGAGAAATTAGATCTGAGAAAAATGATTCAAGAGCTTGAGTTATGTGAAGTACCAAGTGTTTTCATTTGTCCAATCTCTCTTGAACCAATGCAAGACCCTGTTACACTTTGCACTGGACAAACCTACGAGAGGAACAACATTCTTAAATGGTTTAACCTAGGACACTTGACATGTCCCACTACTATGCAAGAGCTTTGGGATGATTCCATCACTCCAAACACAACGCTTTACAGACTCATTTACACTTGGTTCTCTCAGAAGTATTTGTTGATGAAGAAACGCTCTGAAGATGTTCAAGGAAGAGCTTCTGAGCTTGTGGATACACTCAAGAAGGTCAAGGGTCAAGCTCGTGTTCATGCTTTGAAGGAGCTTCATCAAGTTGTGGCTTTTCATGCCACTGCTCGTAAGTCTGTCATTGATGAAGGTGGTGTTTCTGTTTTGTGTTCTTTACTTGGTCCTTTTACTTCATATGCTGTTGGTTCCGAAGTTATTGGTATTCTTGTTAGTTTGACACTTGATTCTGAATCCAAAAAGAATCTTATGCAACCTGCTAAGATTTCGTTGATGGTTGATATCTTGAATGAGGGTTCAATTGAGACCAAAATCAATTGCACGCGGTTGATTGAATCGTTAATCGAGGAGAAAGATTTTCGGTCCGAGATTATCTCCAGCCATAGTCTATTGGTTGGTTTGATGAGGCTTGTCAAGGATAAGAGACATAGCAATGGAATCTGTCCTGGATTAAGCCTCCTCAAAACAGTGTGTTTCTATAAAGAAGTTAAGATTTTGTTAGTTAGCATTGGTGCTGTTTCTCAATTAGTCGAATTGTTGTCTGGTATGGACCATGATTGTTTGGAATTAGCGCTTTGTGTTTTGGATTCGTTGTCGTCCATACCCGAAGGCAGAGTCGCTTTGAGGGATTGTGTCAACACGATACCTATCATGGTGAGGTTTTTGATGAGGATCTCAGAAACATGCACTCAGTACGCGTTGTCGATTCTGTGGTCTGTTTGCAAGCTTGCGCCGGAGGAGTGTTCGGCGATTGCCATCGACGCAGGGCTTGCTGCGAAACTTCTTCTAGTGATTCAAAGTGGTTGCAATCCAATACTAAAACAACAATCCGCCGAGCTTTTGAAACTGTGTAGTTTGAATTATTCAGATACTATCTTCATTTCCAAGTGCAAGCTTACAAGAACCATCCAATGA